One genomic window of Phalacrocorax aristotelis chromosome 23, bGulAri2.1, whole genome shotgun sequence includes the following:
- the LOC142067738 gene encoding feather keratin Cos1-1/Cos1-3/Cos2-1-like, translating to MSCYDQCQPCQPCSPCGPTPLANSCNEPCVRQCQNSTVVIQPSPVVVTLPGPILSSFPQNTVVGSSTSAAVGSILSCDGVPINSGGFDLSCITNRYCGSRCRPC from the coding sequence ATGTCCTGCTACGAccagtgccagccctgccagccctgctcgcCCTGTGGCCCGACCccgctggccaacagctgcaatgagccctgtgtcaggcagtgccagaactCCACCGTCGTCATCCAGCCCTCCcccgtggtggtgaccctgcccggccccatcctcagctccttcccacagaacaCCGTTGTGGGCTCCTCCACCtccgctgctgttggcagcatcctcagctgtGATGGAGTGCCCATCAACTCCGGGGGCTTTGACCTCTCCTGCATTACGAACCGCTACTGTGGCAGCAGATGTCGACCCTGCTAA
- the LOC142067748 gene encoding feather keratin Cos1-1/Cos1-3/Cos2-1, with the protein MSCYDQCQPCQPCSPCGPTPLANSCNEPCVRQCQNSTVVIEPSPVVVTLPGPILSSFPQNTVVGSSTSAAVGSILSCDGVPINSGGFDLSCITNRYCGSRCRPC; encoded by the coding sequence ATGTCCTGCTACGAccagtgccagccctgccagccctgctcgcCCTGTGGCCCGACCCCactggccaacagctgcaatgagccctgtgtcaggcagtgccagaactCCACCGTCGTCATCGAGCCCTCCcccgtggtggtgaccctgcccggccccatcctcagctccttcccacagaacaCCGTTGTGGGCTCCTCCACCtccgctgctgttggcagcatcctcagctgtGATGGAGTGCCCATCAACTCTGGGGGCTTTGACCTCTCCTGCATTACGAACCGCTACTGTGGCAGCAGATGTCGACCCTGCTAA
- the LOC142067782 gene encoding feather keratin Cos1-1/Cos1-3/Cos2-1-like, whose protein sequence is MSCYDQCQPCQPCSPCGPTPLANSCNEPCVRQCQNSTVVIQPSPVVVTLPGPILSSFPQNTVVGSSTSAAVGSILSCDGVPINSGGFDLSCITNRYCGSRCRPC, encoded by the coding sequence ATGTCCTGCTACGAccagtgccagccctgccagccctgctcgcCCTGTGGCCCGACCccgctggccaacagctgcaatgagccctgtgtcaggcagtgccagaactCCACCGTCGTCATCCAGCCCTCCcccgtggtggtgaccctgcccggccccatcctcagctccttcccacagaacaCTGTTGTGGGCTCCTCCACCtccgctgctgttggcagcatcctcagctgtGATGGAGTGCCCATCAACTCCGGGGGCTTTGACCTCTCCTGCATTACGAACCGCTACTGTGGCAGCAGATGTCGACCCTGCTAA